The genomic window GGTGTCTAGTTTTTTCAGTATCAAGTTGGCgggttttttattacaaagttaGATACTTGATTATGTTGCTATAGGTAATACATGCATATTctttatactttatttagttttgGTCTTAATATTATCGATCTAGATATAGGCAGAGGTAAATTAATGCAAGCCTGTTTTGATTGTTGACGCGAATCTTTATTATGGCCAAACGCTGAAccaattttaatgacatttatAGGTATTACTATTATAGGTAAGACTTTCCTCTGTAAAACTGCACAATAAGGAAACCCTTTTTATTATATCAAGTACTTGTCTTTATATTGTCTGTCTGTTCataacatcatcatcattatttgcGGTTAGTGACCACACTGATAATCTCAATAAATACCTAAGCTACTAACCTGCGATTTATGTGTattgtgttatttatgtatattgtattgaAACATACTTAAATGATTGAAAACTAGAAAACTAAGACTAATTTCTTCCTAAGGGAATATATTTGTAGGGGTAGAAGCGCATTTAATTCATAACTGTCCTACTAAACACGTATCTAATCGCAGAGTGAGAGAAGCATAACTTATAAACAACTAATATCTACCCGGTTTCTCTCAGAACCCGGGGGTAAAACTACTAAAAGTATTCTTATTCGTATTTTCTTTGCGGGAAAGCCGAGaatggaaataaaaaaggtagggaagtattatattaaaagctatCTTAGTTGTAACTATTCGCTTTGAAACTTATCCATTGGCAGTCTGCCACAATCGTTGTGTTATAACTCAATGCTTATTCGGTATCAAGTACTAAGTAACACGACATTATCGTGCAGCTATTGAGGCCTTCTGCATGCAGTTTTGTCTCTATCAGAGAATACATGCTAAGTTCGTAGTTATATGAAACTTTTAGCCTACGAAAGCTTTGAAAAATTGGTTTGGTACAtgttatactttttaattaacttagTCACTGTAGAATTAAGTCTACAGCACCTATTTTTGGAGATTCAACAAAACAGCATTACCGATAATCTACACATTTACTATAgccataaattaaaaaaaaaaaaacagatttaatgCGTTATTCTTTGCAACTACGGGACTTTAAAAAACTTATATGTGTATGTATCAATGATGATACATCAATGAGGAAGGTTAAAGGCTATCTAAATCATCGCGACATACGGAAGCGGAGTACTCATTACAAACGCATGTGAAATAGCACAGCAGTAGTATGACACATTATACTAGCTGTGCagaacatattaggtcggggaaaaagtcttttcgcattattgtatgtatgaactcgtaataaaatctatttggcttcaagaatcacaaatgagtacctacacggttcattaagtttctttcagtgagctcgtgaggtacccaaatatcgagattttttgtgtaaagaaaatattttattacaaattcatacatgcgaaaaactttttccccgacctaatatattatccAAGTTTTGCAATGTATTGCAGACAGTTACTAGAAAAGACAGTCATCTTactaatgcgaaagtttaattGTTACTTAGTCACGCCAAAAGCAATAAACggaatttgataaaaattgtaatCTGGATTAACATAGGTATTACTTAGTAACTTTTTCCTCGTGAAATCGAACACGAAACATACATCATACGAAACtacgggcagaagctagttaaAAATCTCTACGATCATACAAACCCAGCTACACCAAATTCTAAACCAGCAAAAATTACGTCGCAGTTTTGGCAAGGATTCACATCTGCTATGGTAAAACAAACTCTAACCGCTAGATACTAAGGTTGTTACTTACAACAGTGTCAGCGATGCTGGAGGGGTCTTTGTGCAGGATGTCGACGAGCAGGAACTCGTTTAATGACACCACACTCGCTGTGAACACGGATAGGCTGACGAGCGTGTCGCGGAGACCACCTGATGATAGACACATGCAAGAATTAGGTAAAAGGTTGTCGACAGTTGATCGTGTATCAAGacatataattaaatgtcaaaaatacattttagtacagGAATACgaaacagtgacgtcacagtttcgtaatttcgttggtatcaaatgagtgcctaataaaatgtttcagtctgtagtaATTACAAGTTCAACACTATTTACCAGCAAAATTACAAAGCCTGGGCATTTAATGAACATTTTACGAATactagtttaataatttttcgacCCATTCAACTACCCAATTAGTTTTCAAAGATTTAGAACATGTTTGGAATTGCGTGCGATGCAGCACTCAACGAGCATTCAACATATTccaatcatttttattaagtatcttGCCCAGAGATTTGATATTAAGATTTTAACTGAATTGCGGGACTGAGCACCTATATTTGAATCCTTGGGCCGCTGAAATGAGAAGAGCGCGCTTATTCGATCACTGTATCAATTGCACAGAATGTCGGCATCCGTTCGAAGAGCTACTACgatcaaaatgtttgttttatcattataatatatggaTGAAATTGTGTCAAAATTACCTGTGACGATCGCGATCAATAACGTAATGTGGTATGATTTATTCCTAGCCAATGTGTACAAggtaacaatattatattcattttcatacatatgtcttttttaatatttttattactatttcaatTCTCTCACGAATACTATTATGATATCGCGTTTTCCATTTACTGATCgtgtttttaatgtttacattacataggtatatacttttttttaaaacaactgtataaataaaatttatagatttaattaaaaaatgattaacTAATTTGTGTAATGCATGTTTACAAACTTATCAAGGACAAATTTACAATCAGTTTATGTACGTAGTCATTGTTTGTcttatgtttatcagttgtcatTCATTAATTATGAATAAGAATGAGTATATCCTGttactatttataaaagtaatcaaccaaaaaaaagttttagaCTGCAATTCATTGAACAAAATGCATGTGGTTATGAAAGTATGTTTTGTGAATGCtgaaattgtttttacaaaatcaaTTGAAATTTAGTTGCATAATAGCTCCATTAAATTTAGACGCATATTTATGAAACCAGTActaaaaatagatatattatttactgttttattgatgttaaaagtggtgaaatttaaatatttaacacttaTTTTGCTATTCatcttatacaataaaaaatgcacTACATATTATGTCAATAACAATGAGTATTTATTCTTATACTGTATTTGTACAGTGGTGAACATTTGAATAAATTCAGAATCAccttttgttaattaatattagtcATGTTTACTGATTGTGAGACGTTTAAACATGGATTTACTACAACAAAGCagttattcttttataaaatatatttttttcaactgataagaacataatattattatcattcatTGTTTTAGCCAGCTAGGTTTTGTTGATCCAGTAAAGTCCTTAGGTGGCATAAGGAGGCTTATGTGGCATAATCTCtaggtaataataacataagAAAAGCACTTACCAACACTCTGTATACAAGCCATAGGCACTCCGAGTATCTTCAGATCAACCAACGACTTAAACGGTATCAAATCAAACTGCAGATTATTTGGTACAATATTACTTGTGCCGAGTTTCTCGTAGCTGCCTTCAATGTTGATGGCACGTAGTTGTGAACAAAAGTCCAGGACATGACTGAAGTCGTACATTTGATCTATTCGTTCGGTCAACGGACATGCTACTTTTAGACGTTCACTTATTGCATGTAACTGAAATAGAAAAATTATGATATAAGCTGCTGATGTTATATGGGTTCAATGGATTATAGGATATTTCGTTTAAAAGCTAATAGACTGATGGATTTTACAAAGAAGGATCATGCAAAGTAAACAGTATACTAATAAATTTCCCagcataatttaaaacataatgagGCTTGTGCATGATTCATAAGATCTTAGAAAGGTCAAAGAGACAATAAAAAgtgatttattgtttattcacACATATCTAAAATACACACATCTTAAATAGTTCTTAAAAATCTGCATTAAGTAGTAGGAAATACTacagtttgataaataaataaaacatttacctTGAGGCTTAACATTTACATTAGATATTAATGACACATGCACAAGTTATATAATGTAGATGGGAAAAAAATTTcatggaatatttttatgaataatgatGGAAAACTAAATTATACAGGTGTagataaatatgaaacataGTACTTAAAAGTACACTACATACCTCCATAGGAGTAAATTTATGTGATTTTTCACTTTGTAAAAGTTTATCTCCTTCCAAAAAGAATTTCTTTGCTAAATCTTGTAGCAAAAAGAATATATCATACAAATGGAAGTCTAGGAAGTGAGCGAACACGGACGGCATCGTAAgccttaaataattaaatacattcttTAAGTATTCGCTTAAGGCCTCTCGTCTTTGCTCCACAAATTTCGGCGTTTTGTTTCTAATAACTTTCTTAGGCGGGAGTAATTCTTTCGCGACTCCATGGTCCGCCACTAGTTTCTCATGCAGCTCCACAAAGTCACTGTACCGATGCAACACGTTCCACCGCACAGGCCCcactttaacatttattttgtaatacgtTACATTATCTTTCGTAGATGCTTCATCTACACTCACAACACTGTCTTCACGGTGATTCATGAACGACGACATTTTGTAAACAACGCATATACCACTACAGCTGATAAATGGTCtgtttatcaattcaatttattataatgagatTATTGTACGCATATCGAACTTGCGAGCGCTAAGCAATATCGCGATTTTGTAATGATGACTGACAGCTGTGTTGATGATAGTGATAGATGTCATTTTTTGACACTGGAGGTGGAAAAATGACGTAATTTTTGAGCTCGCTCCAGATTCtgcaaattaaacattttcatcaAAAGACTTAGAGTCGTAGCGAGTCGTAGCTTTATTTCAATTCTAAAGACTATAAATGTACTTACTTGGTTAGGTATTCAGTAGGTAGACAAACCATTTATACTACCTATAACTTGtgtaagatatattttaaatttacaactAAAACCGGTACCTTTTGTCCGCAGAATCGCAAATCAGTCGCTCTCTATTTTGTCATCTGACTGAATGAAATCATTCATTCGTATCGTTCATCAATCATTGACATTGACAATCGATGATTGTCAAAATAATTTCTGTCAATTTCGCTAGTTCTGTATTTATTCGTGCTGTGTTGTGATAAAATTTCGTATGGcgattataaaatgatttaaatgcTTTATTTAGGCTTCCTATTATTCTTTTAATCATTTCCTTGACCTGTGTAATGTGTAGTTTTGTGTAAAAGTGTAATTTGCGAAGATGTTGAGTCGTTTTTCCGACGTGCTGCAAACCGCGGCGGACGTTGTAAGagaataacaattaatattatcgGACAAACGCGCATGTGTAGAGTAAATTAACATGCCTATTGTTGTTACAGCTGGCCCCTCCAGCTACAAGACTAGAGGATTTTGAGTATCACTGGAAGATGATACTGAACTTCTACCAGAATTACGACGACAGTAATAAAATGCACATAGAGGAGACTAGGATACCGCACCACTTGCATCAAATGTTACAGGTACGTAAGTTGACGCTTATTTATCACCTATGGAGTAAAATATACCCTACATATTGTTAGATTTATACTTAGTTGCCGTGGCCTTCCCCTTTTTATGTTTAAACAGGCAGGCTGAGGGGTTAATAGGGAGGTATTTTACCTTCTAGACATGTTCTAAAATTCTAGTATTTAGTTATCCAAATAGACTATAATAAAGCTATAAATCAGATAAGAATAGAcccatttattttcttttattactgcCATTAGTGACTATAATTCAGTCTGTAGGCGATAAACAAATTAtaggtaagtaaatattttgaatacacaTTTTGCGTTGTAATAATGTACTCGCTTCTGTATCCTACTTTGTCTGCACGAAAAGATTTCTCAGGgttaaaagtatcttatgtgttaatccagttTATAAGTTATCAGTGTACTAAATTACATTGAAATTCATCCAGTAGTTTCTTAAAGAGTAACAGCTGTACATACATTCATCGCcacaaacatttgtatttattgtatcaGTAGGAAGAGTATATCATATAATCAGATTCCACTTAAGACCATGAATTTTGTGCTTCTTATAAGACCATGCATAACATGCAACTTTGTCAATATTgtgacaaaattattattatgtagtgcAGAGGAAAGGTCAATTCTGTTTAGATGTCAAGGCTAACATTCAAATTAACAGCattatgtttattgttgtttgtaaaaattcTGTCTGTATATTTATAACAGTAGGAAATTAGCAAGGATTTAGGTACATTTTTGatacttaaaattaatgaatttctACAAAACAACCAATTATAACTACAGCTTAAACCACAGTTGCTGTTAAAATTGACATATTTCCATTGAAATTATGCATaagaaaaaaagtattaattacttataataatgacataagacatttattttctaatcaTTTAATAACTAGGCCATGTTTACATGGATTTGTAATTATCTAATCTTGTTATAATTGATAAACATCATGTGACAACATAAGTCAATTTGTGTGCGACCATTTCTATCCATAGAGTTTGCCCTTGACAGTTATGAtaccaataaacaaaaatattttgaaattatttttaaatggagtTACTGTTTTATGCTTTATCTTCAAAATCTGCAAATTAAAAAAGACTGGACATTTAGGTCTGCTGCAGGTTTTCATGCCTTGCAAAACTCCTGTTGCGTTTGGCTAAATTTTCACACAGATTAATAGTGGATGTACAATTTAAGTTTACTATTTAAAGAAGGATTTCTATTTGAAACTAAACACAAAATTCGGCTGTGATTCTCATGCATATGAAAAGATTCcacagtttaaataatatactatttcagtagttttagtCCAATTTAGTACCAAACATCCAtccaaaatttcgcatttacaatattcatATGATATTTTGCTCACCTTTAAAGGAGCATTGCTTCTTTTAACTGTATTTGAATGTATTGAAGTAGAGTagtgaattttaaatacatgtaatttacatatattagtattgCTCGTTATTTGCATTGATAAGCATAAAGTCAAGGCTTGATAACACTTTTAGTTGTTGAACGTTCTGCCTTATAAGATGACAGGTAGTTTACATAACAGTAAAGTATTCTTTAGGCTTTTTGAATGGAGAAAGAAATGAGCATGGCAGgttatatcattttaaaagaattcCAGAAAGCAAACAAGCTTAATGTTGGTtaacaaaaaatcatttttgttcTTTTCTTGACTATGAATTTAacacttaaaaatacttaagttttGATATGttaatatagatatataaaatcATGCACGCTTGTGCACAATTGGCAATACAAATGGACATTTCCTctgaatgatgatgatgatctcTGGAGGTTGGCCATTTAAGGTTGCTGGTAACAGTTATGTAGTAGATAGTTAACCAAGTATGAGTAGAAAAGTTTTTTATCTTTATGGGTTTCACAATACTGGCAGGCCTGTGAACCTCCAGCAAAGTTCTAAGTTGTTTTAGAATTCTCGGCATCTCGATCATCGAAATCATCCTTTCACACGACGTATTGACAAGCAAAAACCTAGCAAAGTCAAAAGcagctcaaaataaataatttattgaccTTTATGATTTAGGTCGATCTCATTacgataaaacaaataattttaaatcaactgctttataaaaaaacatctgcATAAACACATCATAATATATTCTTCATTACTCATATCTTTATTCATTTGTTTCACACACTTGGGCCATATTTCACGATTTGCATCACAAATCATAGAATTACATACTttcatttcattacatttttatgtacaaCACTTTCTCTCGTGAGATATTCAAATCGGTGCAATCGTACTACTATTAAACGCGAAAGTTAGATGAATGTATTGCTACTTTTTCATGCACAACTACTgaacatattttgaaaatatttatcacatttttttcaaGACTGTTCTCTCTCCGTATCGccccaatttttttttcatacggGAATCGAACTAACGAACTTCGCGTGGTGGTCCGTCAGAGCTACTGCGCTACAAAAGTCGTCTAGTTTATATGAATTAACATATACGATGTTGTTTCAAATCCTGAATACGTTTTCCAATAGACAAAGATGAGTTTTGTTTTCTGCCTTTTTCTCTATGGGGAAAatgcgttattttatgtatgtatgtatgttaattgTAGACGAACTATACGAATCTATTACACGGCGCGTGCGTCTATGTGATGACCTTCATAGCTATAACAATGTTTGCGATTAATTAAAATCGTTGGGATTTCATTTATCAGTCGGTTTGTTAGTAAATTCGATTGTGTAGCATGTAcagatattgttatttaaaatgcttGCTTTTATACTGGAAAAAGAAACAGGGCGATATTGGTATCGGCAAAACTTATTTTGATAGTGTATAATAGCATTTTGTCCGTGATCCTGTCCTTGTGGACTATTGTTATGTACCCTATTACCCGTTTAGTTCCTGCTATCGTGACATTTCCgggataaaaatatatttgtaaagttttttaGAAGATctagacagagttactttcgcatttataatataagtaggtacttgttTATGCTGCATAAAGGATAGAGTTTTCTATCCTAGATTCTGGTATGTCAAAGCACTCGGTTAGTGCAAGAAACAGCGTTATATACCGTGTCTGATATATGAGCAAAGGATATAAGAAAACGTTTCTCAAACTTTCTTTGTGCTGATTATAATAGCAAATACACTTTCAGTGCATATCCTCTCGGGAGGGCTCAATAAACTCACATTATTCAATTATTCCATTGTATACTGATTGCAATACACAAGAAAGACATCCGACCAACCGAGTTATTTGCAGTggaatttaatgaaataatagtatgtcatttattaagtactagaggccgcccgcgacttcgtccgcatggaaacccttcccgtgtaaatcccgatctcaGGGATAAAAAGTAGGCTTTGTGTTATTATGGGTCTTCAGcaacctatataccaaatttcatcgttatcgattgtgtagtatttgcgtgaaagagtaacaaacatttatggatgtttgttactacaTCTATTGTtttactcacaaactttcgcatttataatattagtaggatcgtAGAATGTCCAGTGATTAGGGCGATCACCTCGCCACTTAAGAGGTTTGTTTAGGTTATTGTTGTACTATTTATACTTACGTTAATTGTATGCTGAAGTAACCTATGGTAACTGGCTTTTTAAAAACCTCGACGAAAAAAGAGATGTTAttagtttgacgtgtctgtttAACTGATATTGGAATTCGATAAATTAGGTACAAGTAGGTATTGTAGGGATTGTAAGTGCAAAAAGAAATGaatgagtgtgaggtttccgaagacaaTGTCCAgcacagagcgaagtggaggagaaaaaATATCGGGAAGGCTGACCCTTCTATCATATGTGATTCATAGCATGaaagacagagagagagagaggtaCAAGTAGGTATTGTCGGATGTCCTAGGAAGGGCCCCCGTGGAAGGGGCAACCGCGTGGCGTGCGACTTGCGGTTCTAAGCGCAAGCAGTTATCCCGTCGCACGTCACACAGTCGACGAACAGGCAGGCactcgtggggttttagtggtgtatgcccgcccttctggtgggagagtcccacataaccctgtgCTCCACCCAGGGCGCAGGGTATGCGTAATGCATTTCcccatgaaaaaaaaaaaaaaaaaaaaaaggtattgtCGGATGTAATACCTATAAATTGTTAAACTTAACCGTTTGTTTACTTGCCAATCAGTTCAGAACAGTAAAATATGCAGATGTTACAAACTGATAAAGTGAAATATCGATCGACGTCGTCACGAGACGCCCACAATGGCATAACTGATTCCTAAATGCACTTGTTTACCGCAGGTATAATGCCACATATATATGTGTGTAATAAAGTTGccatttgtttctttttttaagtattttaagtgATAGGTCCGAGTATGGAATTTGCAGGCCGTAGACCCTCGTACCACGGAGAGCATGTAAAGCTATCGGTTCTGGGCCTGACCTCTCTctagtcgtgtcggttatccgtctcaccgggctatgagagagAAGGAATGAAAAGTGTACCTGTACACTCACTTGggacactataaacatattattatcttgtccTACAGTAAGCTGTTGGTAAATGAATTTACGCCACATCGAGACTTACTATCATTGGTTAGGGTAGGGTACCTGGGTTTCACTTCCAGCATAGTTAAAGGACACAATCTTAGTGCGTGAgatgtcttaaaaataaatgttattaatttcttAACGCTTAAGAATTCCTCAACAGTGTTGAACATTAATTGTCTTTCGAGACAATGATTGTTATGAAAGTTACATTTTTGTATGACACATTTGATCTCTACAATTTCTTCATGACTAGGCCGACTTAAAATAATGAGTTTTAAGCATCAgactatttgttttatatttgactgTCCATCTGCCTTCTGAATGCCATCTGAATCTTTGAAATGATTCCGTGAAGTTTACAGAAAACCTAATAGAAATCATTCAAGATAATACCACAATACTCTCAAAGCTTCCTCGGGAATAGCTCCACCTAGTGATTAAATCCGTATGGAAATCTGTTCAGTCGATTATGAGTTTATCGCAAagagacagacaaacagacagacagacgcgacAAGGAAGTTcatttcataatatataatatattataataaagatgatttatgtattttctttacaGTTAATAGTAGACGAAGAAAAAGAACAGCACGGGGGTACCGTGGGACCGTGTTTAGAAGCTATAGTGCAGCGTTCGATCTGTCTGCTGGACGCGTTAACTGCGCTCGCGGCGGCGGACAGACCGCCCGGAGCGAGGGCACTGGCGCTCACCACGGGGACTGCGCTGCTGAGGAGAACGAGGCAGCCCTGTGTCAACAGTGCACATGTTTATAGACCTTTGCAGGTaaatttatgattaaaaatgtCTCTGGTTGTAATTTTTCTCTTCTTTGCGTAGAAGggacttataaaaaaaaattaaagtactGGTCTTTACATATAAaggactttaaaaaataatgtattaaggtactggactcaaggcctaacgccttcctcgtttgggatacttgcccagcagtgggaaagtaaagggttaaaaaaagtaaGAACAGGAACTGCTGAAATAACTCCCGGTATAATATTTTCTCtcagtaattatttttctattgaattaaacaaaacagttaattttataaacatgaGTCTTATTATTGATCTGATAATCTTATTATTGATTACATTTCATTGTTTGTGAACAAgttgacaataaaaaatacctttaattaGTTTTAGACAGACGTTAAGaatgaattatttaaagaatGGCTTTTTATAGTTACAGTAAAGGAAATCTTTATTTGGTATTTTGAAGGAGTTTTCCTTATGTTATCGATCTACAGGAtaaactatacatatttttatcgaGTACTAAACAAATGCACGAGcattaaacaatttttcctTATCAAACACACATAGAAAAGTTTAAACATTTGATTGGtagatttttaaagaataaacttAAGAATTAGACTTACATTTGTGAAAGTTAACAGATACATCTTATATCTATCGCATTTAATGTTTTGAAACTAATaacgtattttaaattttagtttagAATAACTTTCTTCAACTttgtcacaattttatttttgaaataacga from Anticarsia gemmatalis isolate Benzon Research Colony breed Stoneville strain chromosome 21, ilAntGemm2 primary, whole genome shotgun sequence includes these protein-coding regions:
- the LOC142982262 gene encoding nischarin — its product is MSSFMNHREDSVVSVDEASTKDNVTYYKINVKVGPVRWNVLHRYSDFVELHEKLVADHGVAKELLPPKKVIRNKTPKFVEQRREALSEYLKNVFNYLRLTMPSVFAHFLDFHLYDIFFLLQDLAKKFFLEGDKLLQSEKSHKFTPMELHAISERLKVACPLTERIDQMYDFSHVLDFCSQLRAINIEGSYEKLGTSNIVPNNLQFDLIPFKSLVDLKILGVPMACIQSVGGLRDTLVSLSVFTASVVSLNEFLLVDILHKDPSSIADTVKWKRLSVINFASNNIQNVDWAIRLVPRLQHLSLTSNKLTELCDISCLHDLRVLNLSMNSFSVCDNWHAKIGNIVKIDLSQNKVETLQGFSRLYSLESLNLSCNAISDVEEVQHICRLPCLEDLWLTANPVASSIDYRVKVIEQFNARMAEICLDNEKASEKELDTARVLQALRVVKEGKTPSFLQNNNTSHSFNKS